The proteins below come from a single Aegilops tauschii subsp. strangulata cultivar AL8/78 chromosome 6, Aet v6.0, whole genome shotgun sequence genomic window:
- the LOC109741262 gene encoding uncharacterized protein gives MGLCDCLGECWEDCKWVLACIAAVAAVIVIVVMVAAYSFAVQPSITVEDASLTRFALATSPVTSLGYNLSLKLVVRNRNWATTMKNTEPLEAAYKFDGQQFERVQVADKGDKHGPRKTRVYRLDSGSDSAYAALGNAGVAAYKDQNKTGEFELEVAVTGEVRYTLQLKKNKLAGTCKLKLKLDSPSTASVVFERVKCKLEKEKKDKE, from the coding sequence ATGGGGCTCTGCGACTGCCTGGGCGAGTGCTGGGAAGACTGCAAGTGGGTATTAGCGTgcatcgccgccgtcgccgctgtCATCGTCATCGTCGTCATGGTCGCCGCCTACAGCTTCGCCGTCCAGCCATCCATCACCGTCGAGGACGCCTCGCTGACCAGGTTCGCGCTGGCGACCTCCCCGGTGACCTCGCTCGGGTACAACCTCTCCCTGAAGCTCGTCGTCCGCAACCGCAACTGGGCGACGACCATGAAGAACACGGAGCCGCTGGAGGCGGCGTACAAGTTCGACGGCCAGCAGTTCGAGCGCGTGCAGGTCGCCGACAAGGGCGACAAGCACGGCCCCAGGAAGACCCGGGTGTACCGCCTCGACTCTGGCTCGGACAGCGCCTACGCGGCGCTGGGCAACGCCGGCGTCGCCGCGTACAAGGACCAGAACAAGACGGGGGAGTTCGAGCTGGAGGTGGCGGTCACCGGCGAGGTGCGGTACACGCTGCAGCTGAAGAAGAACAAGCTGGCGGGGACCTGCAAGCTCAAGCTGAAGCTCGACTCGCCGTCGACGGCCTCCGTTGTGTTCGAGAGGGTGAAATGCAAGCtcgagaaggagaagaaggacaAGGAGTAG